One Nostoc sp. UHCC 0302 DNA window includes the following coding sequences:
- a CDS encoding rRNA large subunit pseudouridine synthase E: protein MTFDYRYIIFHKPYGVLSQFTQETPKHSTLKDYIDVPDVYPVGRLDWDSEGLLLLTNDGRLQHRLAHPRFGHKRTYWVQVERIPDADAINKLQTGVEIQDYRTRPAEVKLLPEEPPVCDRTPPIRFRKNIPTAWLEITLTEGKNRQVRRMTAAVGYPTLRLLRVSIANLQLDGLQPGQWRELTPSELKLLHNFSVT from the coding sequence ATGACTTTTGACTATCGATATATTATTTTTCACAAGCCCTACGGAGTTCTCAGCCAGTTTACACAAGAAACTCCCAAACACAGCACTCTTAAAGACTATATCGATGTGCCAGATGTATATCCTGTGGGGCGCTTGGATTGGGATAGTGAAGGCTTATTGTTATTAACGAACGATGGACGGTTGCAACATCGCCTTGCCCATCCGCGGTTTGGACATAAACGAACTTATTGGGTACAGGTAGAGCGCATTCCTGATGCAGATGCTATAAACAAGTTGCAAACAGGTGTGGAAATTCAAGATTACCGCACTCGACCAGCAGAGGTTAAGCTTTTGCCAGAAGAACCACCCGTGTGCGATCGCACTCCGCCGATTAGATTTCGCAAAAATATACCAACAGCTTGGCTAGAAATAACTTTAACAGAAGGAAAAAATCGCCAAGTACGACGAATGACTGCGGCTGTTGGTTATCCGACTTTACGATTGCTTAGAGTGAGTATAGCCAACCTGCAATTAGATGGGCTACAACCGGGTCAATGGCGTGAACTAACTCCATCTGAACTGAAATTGTTACATAATTTCTCTGTTACATAA
- a CDS encoding IS630 family transposase, whose protein sequence is MLSWFCLTVLCTTKTIRFWCEDETRIGLKTITGRKITGKGVKPVGVHQWQFKATYLYGIIEPLTGESFFWEFSHLNTDCFQIFLNLISQHFTDSVLIIQLDNGAFHKAKRLQVPDNIILLFQPAHSPELNPIEQVWQYIKRRLRWLLPKKLDDLRTALYAEIGKLTKQIIVSIARRQYILEALSVASF, encoded by the coding sequence ATGCTGTCTTGGTTTTGCTTAACAGTTTTATGCACAACGAAAACGATTCGTTTTTGGTGCGAGGACGAAACTCGAATTGGATTGAAAACAATCACAGGACGGAAAATCACAGGCAAGGGTGTCAAACCCGTTGGTGTACACCAGTGGCAGTTCAAAGCAACATATTTATATGGAATCATCGAACCACTGACTGGCGAAAGCTTTTTTTGGGAATTTTCACATCTTAATACTGACTGTTTTCAGATATTCCTCAATCTAATTTCTCAACATTTTACTGATTCAGTACTAATTATTCAACTGGATAATGGTGCCTTTCATAAAGCCAAACGTCTTCAAGTACCAGATAACATCATTTTATTATTTCAGCCTGCACATTCTCCCGAGTTAAACCCAATTGAGCAGGTTTGGCAATATATTAAGCGCCGACTGCGTTGGTTATTACCTAAAAAACTTGATGATTTACGTACTGCTCTCTACGCTGAAATTGGGAAATTAACCAAACAAATTATTGTATCTATTGCCCGAAGACAATATATTTTAGAGGCACTATCTGTAGCTAGCTTTTAG
- a CDS encoding glutamate-5-semialdehyde dehydrogenase translates to MTILDIASPLITSAQKTRQAASKLVLLSTEAKNQAIEVIAQALESARDEILQANIADCEAAAAEGISKPLYKRLQLDEHELRDAIAGVRDVGKLADPVGKVQIHRELDSGLVLKRITCPLGVLGIIFEARPEAAIQIVSLAIKSGNGVILKAGKEAVRSCEAIVKAIKQGLSQTSVNPDAVQLLTTREETLELLKLDKYVDLIIPRGSNSFVRFVQDNTRIPVLGHADGICHLYIDKAADIDQAVTVTVDAKAQYPAVCNAIETLLVHQSIAKDFLPKVAEALQERKVELRGDKRTLGILPNIATATAIDWQTEYSDFILSIKVVDSIEDAIAHINEYGSRHTDAIITEDSAAVESFFGLVNSANIFHNCSTRFADGFRYGFGAEVGISTQQMPPRGPVGLEGLVTYKYQMTGDGHIVASYTGANAKAFTHQDFV, encoded by the coding sequence ATGACTATTCTTGATATTGCTTCTCCCCTAATTACGAGCGCTCAAAAAACTCGCCAAGCTGCTAGTAAACTAGTACTTCTTTCTACTGAGGCGAAAAATCAAGCTATTGAAGTGATCGCCCAAGCTTTAGAATCGGCTAGAGATGAAATATTACAAGCAAATATTGCTGATTGTGAAGCCGCTGCTGCTGAAGGTATTTCTAAACCACTTTATAAGCGTTTGCAATTGGATGAACATGAGTTAAGAGATGCGATCGCTGGGGTGCGAGATGTCGGAAAGTTAGCTGATCCTGTGGGTAAAGTGCAGATTCATCGCGAACTTGATTCTGGTTTAGTTCTCAAGCGCATTACTTGTCCTCTGGGTGTTTTGGGAATTATTTTTGAAGCACGTCCAGAAGCGGCGATTCAAATTGTTTCTTTGGCTATCAAATCGGGTAATGGCGTCATCCTTAAAGCTGGAAAGGAAGCTGTTCGTTCTTGTGAAGCCATAGTGAAAGCAATTAAGCAGGGATTATCTCAAACTAGTGTTAACCCTGATGCAGTACAGTTGCTAACAACTAGAGAAGAAACTTTAGAACTTTTGAAGTTAGACAAATATGTGGATTTAATTATTCCTAGAGGTTCTAACTCTTTTGTGAGGTTTGTGCAGGATAATACTCGAATTCCTGTACTAGGTCATGCTGATGGAATTTGTCATCTTTATATAGATAAAGCTGCTGATATTGATCAGGCAGTCACGGTTACTGTTGATGCTAAAGCACAATATCCGGCTGTCTGTAATGCTATTGAAACTTTGCTAGTTCATCAGTCAATTGCCAAAGATTTCTTACCAAAAGTTGCTGAGGCTTTGCAAGAACGTAAAGTAGAATTAAGAGGGGATAAGCGTACTTTAGGAATTTTACCAAATATCGCAACTGCAACAGCAATAGACTGGCAAACAGAATACAGTGATTTTATCTTGTCCATTAAAGTTGTGGATTCTATAGAAGATGCGATCGCTCATATTAATGAATATGGTTCTCGCCATACTGATGCGATTATCACTGAAGATTCTGCGGCTGTTGAAAGTTTCTTTGGACTGGTAAATTCAGCCAATATATTTCACAACTGTTCTACTCGCTTTGCTGACGGTTTCCGCTACGGTTTTGGTGCAGAAGTCGGGATTAGTACTCAACAAATGCCACCCCGCGGCCCTGTTGGTTTAGAAGGATTGGTAACATATAAATATCAAATGACTGGTGATGGTCATATTG
- a CDS encoding zinc metalloprotease HtpX, whose translation MSLQSGLDAFQQGRYQEAVQILEQFCRNAVDRNSSDYLSAQMWLMKAYQGAGEIDKATIMCQKLLISDNPQVRNWAEQARQSFSQPPAIQSSAIQKASRAATVGTKLTMGGVGGSLVLASGVTMTLLFGMVFVLGLSLVLILSSSDPLQGLAIAIGIALIFNILAFFLSPFLMDLTQSWLYQTRWVELSEVENLSPETANVIRQVCQQKNLKTPRLGIINDQNPTAFTYGSLPNSARLVVSQGLFTYLDDDEVATVYAHELGHIVHWDFAVMTVASTLVQICYLIYSTARRFGRGGGDNKIKDALQTAALVAYVFYIIGTYLLLYLSRTREYFADHFAAESTGNPNGLSRALVKIAYGILEEGSRTKEPSRLIEGTRALGIYDHKAAASTGTAYRIASDPEKIGRVFLWDMFNPWGWWMELNSTHPLTGKRVRALSTYAEQLGLPTEFDMGRVIGEGKSLSKSKLYGNFFLDVVLYGAETIGFLAGLIMGVLLWSSSANSGLAFGVPIIGLGIGILVKALVMFPDYKQAPETDILTLMSDPYASPLRGQPAKLQGQLIGRGDAGYKFGSDLKIQDRSGMLYLHYASRFGPIGNFLFGMKRVQSLIGEQVGTVGWFRRGVAPWMDLIQLQSENGTIVNSYHRFWSFILGGGSIILGVVLIMFLTSR comes from the coding sequence ATGTCATTGCAATCTGGATTAGATGCCTTTCAACAAGGACGTTATCAAGAAGCGGTTCAAATACTAGAACAGTTCTGCCGGAATGCTGTTGACCGCAATTCCTCAGATTATCTTTCAGCGCAGATGTGGTTGATGAAAGCCTATCAAGGTGCAGGCGAAATCGACAAAGCCACAATCATGTGTCAAAAGCTACTGATAAGTGATAACCCACAGGTTCGCAACTGGGCAGAACAAGCCCGTCAATCTTTTTCGCAACCACCAGCCATCCAGTCTAGTGCTATCCAAAAAGCCAGTCGCGCTGCTACTGTAGGCACGAAATTAACAATGGGGGGTGTGGGTGGTAGCTTAGTTTTAGCTTCTGGTGTCACCATGACCTTGCTATTTGGCATGGTGTTTGTTTTAGGTTTGAGCTTAGTATTAATTTTGAGTAGCAGCGACCCACTTCAAGGGTTAGCGATCGCTATTGGTATTGCCCTAATTTTTAATATCCTCGCTTTTTTCCTGTCTCCGTTCCTCATGGACTTAACTCAAAGCTGGCTTTACCAAACTCGTTGGGTAGAGTTATCAGAAGTTGAAAACCTCAGTCCAGAGACAGCTAACGTTATTCGCCAAGTTTGTCAGCAAAAAAACCTCAAAACTCCGCGATTAGGCATCATTAACGACCAAAACCCCACAGCTTTTACTTATGGTTCATTGCCTAACAGCGCCCGCTTAGTCGTCAGCCAAGGACTTTTCACTTATCTCGATGATGATGAAGTTGCTACTGTCTACGCCCACGAATTAGGACATATTGTCCATTGGGACTTTGCCGTGATGACAGTAGCTTCTACCCTAGTGCAAATTTGCTATCTAATTTACAGCACAGCCAGAAGATTTGGACGTGGCGGTGGGGACAACAAAATCAAAGATGCTCTGCAAACAGCAGCCTTAGTTGCTTACGTATTTTACATCATCGGTACTTACTTACTGCTGTACCTCTCCCGTACTAGAGAATACTTTGCAGACCACTTTGCAGCCGAAAGTACAGGTAACCCCAATGGGCTATCCCGCGCCTTAGTGAAAATCGCCTACGGTATTTTAGAAGAAGGTTCCCGGACAAAAGAACCCAGCCGCTTGATAGAAGGTACTCGCGCTTTGGGTATCTACGACCATAAAGCCGCTGCTTCCACAGGAACCGCCTACCGTATCGCATCTGACCCCGAAAAAATTGGTCGCGTCTTTTTGTGGGATATGTTTAACCCCTGGGGCTGGTGGATGGAGTTAAATTCTACTCACCCTCTGACTGGTAAACGTGTCCGCGCCCTTAGCACCTATGCCGAACAGTTGGGTTTACCAACTGAGTTTGATATGGGGCGAGTTATCGGCGAAGGTAAAAGCCTGAGTAAGAGTAAACTTTACGGTAACTTTTTCTTAGATGTTGTGTTGTATGGTGCTGAAACCATCGGTTTCTTAGCTGGCTTAATTATGGGGGTACTGCTGTGGTCAAGTTCAGCTAACTCAGGTTTAGCATTTGGTGTGCCAATAATTGGCTTAGGCATAGGAATTCTAGTCAAAGCTTTGGTAATGTTCCCCGACTATAAGCAAGCACCAGAAACTGACATTCTCACCTTGATGTCAGATCCCTACGCCAGCCCTTTGCGTGGACAACCTGCAAAACTCCAAGGTCAACTAATTGGTCGTGGCGATGCTGGTTATAAGTTTGGTTCAGATTTAAAAATCCAAGACCGTAGCGGGATGCTTTATCTACACTACGCCTCACGCTTTGGCCCCATCGGCAATTTCCTGTTTGGGATGAAACGAGTGCAAAGCTTGATTGGTGAACAGGTTGGGACTGTGGGTTGGTTCCGCCGGGGTGTTGCACCTTGGATGGATTTGATCCAACTTCAGAGTGAAAATGGCACGATTGTCAACAGTTACCATCGCTTCTGGTCATTCATCCTTGGTGGTGGATCGATTATCCTGGGAGTGGTCTTGATTATGTTTTTGACCAGTAGATAA
- a CDS encoding PAS domain-containing sensor histidine kinase — MIRNQPSIWQDNRQPQAILSTTPARLELVSDRVSDLELCTAEILRRTQEELEWYRRLYENIPTVYFSLDAIGTILSVNHFGATCLGYTTEQLVNKPIFNLFEQSDQARLSDAFLRLITASPQSEITNWEFRLNCPANMIVWVKVIARLLPVGDRHFIQGDNHQKNPVILMVCEDITAQKQAQEAFQEIEQCFDNPANTSNITESKFREVSLKQNQQAVRKLEEMESLNRLKDEFLSTVSHELRTPLTNMKMAIQMLGIALHQEQNFLSETTKPEAERSKASRYFEILGNECEREINLINNFLDLQKLDTKAKPWVLETIQVQHWLWRVVELFKAGDRNSCQQNIHVKIAPNLPPFVCDPFNLERILRELLTNACKFSPPDGEITVTAELKSENIQFQVINSGVEIPAVELAYIFDKFYRIPSNDPSKQGGTGLGLALVQKLVKHLGGTIEVESGSQLTCFTIQLAINGEV; from the coding sequence ATGATCCGTAATCAGCCATCAATCTGGCAGGATAATCGCCAACCACAAGCTATCTTGTCTACAACGCCTGCGCGTCTAGAACTTGTGTCTGACCGAGTATCCGATTTAGAACTTTGCACAGCAGAAATTCTGCGTCGTACTCAAGAGGAACTTGAATGGTATCGTAGGCTTTACGAAAATATCCCCACTGTGTATTTCAGTTTAGATGCAATAGGGACAATTTTGTCTGTTAACCATTTCGGTGCAACTTGTCTTGGTTACACTACTGAACAATTGGTCAACAAGCCTATTTTTAACTTGTTTGAACAGTCAGACCAAGCTAGGCTATCTGATGCATTTTTGAGGTTAATAACGGCTTCACCTCAAAGCGAAATTACTAACTGGGAATTTCGCTTGAATTGCCCTGCCAATATGATAGTTTGGGTCAAAGTCATAGCACGGTTATTGCCTGTTGGAGATAGACATTTTATTCAAGGGGATAACCATCAAAAAAATCCAGTGATTCTCATGGTTTGTGAGGATATCACTGCTCAAAAGCAGGCACAAGAGGCTTTTCAAGAAATTGAGCAATGCTTTGATAATCCGGCTAATACTAGCAATATCACAGAAAGCAAATTCAGAGAAGTAAGCTTGAAACAGAATCAACAAGCGGTACGTAAGTTAGAGGAAATGGAAAGCCTCAACCGCCTAAAAGATGAATTTCTTAGTACTGTCTCTCACGAACTTCGCACGCCGCTAACTAATATGAAAATGGCGATTCAAATGCTAGGAATTGCACTGCATCAAGAGCAAAACTTTTTATCAGAAACGACAAAACCAGAAGCAGAACGCTCGAAAGCATCTCGCTATTTTGAAATTTTAGGTAACGAATGTGAACGAGAAATCAATCTAATTAACAACTTCCTAGATTTGCAAAAGCTTGATACAAAGGCTAAACCTTGGGTGCTGGAGACAATTCAAGTACAGCACTGGCTTTGGCGCGTAGTAGAGCTATTCAAAGCAGGCGATCGCAACTCTTGTCAGCAAAATATACACGTTAAGATAGCTCCTAATCTTCCTCCCTTTGTATGTGATCCATTTAATCTAGAACGTATCTTAAGAGAACTGCTGACGAATGCTTGTAAATTCAGCCCCCCAGATGGAGAAATCACTGTTACCGCCGAATTAAAATCTGAGAATATCCAATTTCAGGTGATCAATTCTGGTGTAGAAATTCCTGCGGTTGAATTAGCATATATTTTCGATAAATTTTACCGCATTCCCAGCAATGACCCTTCGAAGCAGGGTGGCACGGGATTAGGACTGGCTCTGGTACAAAAACTTGTCAAACATTTAGGAGGAACAATTGAAGTAGAAAGTGGGTCACAACTCACCTGTTTTACTATTCAATTAGCAATTAATGGCGAGGTGTGA
- a CDS encoding serine/threonine phosphatase, with product MLICPQCKFENANNNKFCQNCGTSLTHKVCPECSTSVPLNAQCCHHCGADCGTVWWAIIAKKATDDWRLAVGEASGEEAAEEALEIGEVDISASSPPHDLPDSALPNSELTTGYYLDSQRRYQLLDPLPNPKEISNNTEVSVRVLDCQPYQISLIDAVLGNQQQGLITSTVGSSEIPNLAKLYIGLQSQAHPGIPLIHDAWQQGDVQVVIIEDRSDWQSLLDLWQEETTSSLQLLHWCYQMTQLWAVLEPVGCRQSLLDLSNLRLDEDQTLALRQLYLEPFNFQPATESPEYSEAQTLPTQEQPITIQALGRVWQALFRQSQRTQFGSVVQMLGDLEIGKIETIAQLRSRLEAISSELEAPTATLPPTEDKFTTAPTIMQFDETGEDIISKADEMPTVVLAMQLSSLEDAGRTDVGRQRDHNEDYFGIETKIDKLELPKSRALQARGLYILCDGMGGHAGGEIASELAVNTLQKYFQERWIGKQLPTEDSIREAVYLANQAIYELNQQDARSGVGRMGTTLVMLLIQDTQAAVAHVGDSRLYRLTRKRGLEQITVDHEVGQREIARGVEASIAYGRPDAYQLTQALGPRDEHSINPDVDFFEINEDTVLLLASDGLSDNNLLEINWQAHLEPLLSSGNNLERGVTELIDLANQHNGHDNITGILVRAKVRPNLESPK from the coding sequence ATGCTGATTTGCCCTCAGTGTAAATTTGAAAACGCGAATAACAACAAATTCTGTCAAAATTGTGGTACGTCCTTGACTCACAAGGTTTGTCCTGAATGCAGTACTAGTGTCCCCTTGAATGCACAATGTTGTCATCACTGCGGTGCAGATTGCGGAACAGTCTGGTGGGCAATTATTGCCAAGAAAGCAACCGACGACTGGCGACTGGCGGTTGGGGAAGCTTCGGGAGAAGAAGCAGCAGAGGAAGCTTTGGAAATAGGTGAGGTAGATATTTCAGCTAGCTCTCCTCCCCACGATTTACCTGATTCAGCGTTACCTAACTCTGAGTTGACAACAGGCTATTATTTAGACTCTCAACGACGTTATCAGCTGTTAGATCCGCTACCGAACCCAAAGGAAATTAGCAATAATACTGAAGTGAGTGTGCGAGTCTTAGACTGTCAACCATATCAAATCTCACTCATTGATGCAGTGCTAGGAAATCAGCAGCAGGGGCTGATAACATCAACAGTTGGATCTAGTGAAATTCCTAACCTTGCTAAACTTTATATTGGCTTACAATCCCAAGCTCACCCAGGAATACCATTGATTCATGATGCATGGCAGCAGGGTGATGTACAGGTAGTAATAATTGAAGACCGTTCAGATTGGCAGTCTTTACTTGATCTGTGGCAAGAAGAAACCACTAGCTCGTTACAACTTTTACACTGGTGTTATCAGATGACCCAACTCTGGGCAGTACTCGAACCAGTAGGTTGTCGTCAAAGTCTCTTGGATTTGTCTAATTTGCGATTGGATGAAGACCAAACGCTGGCGTTACGACAGTTATATTTGGAACCATTCAATTTTCAACCTGCAACTGAGTCACCAGAATATTCAGAAGCCCAAACATTACCGACCCAAGAACAGCCGATAACTATTCAAGCGTTAGGACGGGTTTGGCAGGCGTTATTTAGACAGTCGCAACGCACTCAATTTGGCTCTGTAGTTCAAATGTTGGGTGATTTAGAGATAGGTAAAATTGAGACGATCGCACAGTTGCGATCGCGTCTGGAGGCAATTTCTTCAGAATTGGAAGCACCAACTGCAACTTTACCCCCAACAGAGGATAAATTTACTACTGCACCTACTATCATGCAATTTGATGAGACTGGAGAGGATATCATTTCCAAAGCTGATGAGATGCCTACAGTCGTGCTGGCGATGCAGTTAAGCAGCTTGGAAGACGCAGGACGCACAGATGTGGGGCGTCAACGCGATCATAACGAAGACTATTTTGGCATTGAAACCAAAATTGACAAGCTGGAGTTGCCCAAAAGCAGAGCTTTACAAGCCCGTGGATTGTATATTCTTTGTGATGGGATGGGCGGACACGCTGGCGGCGAGATAGCCAGTGAGCTTGCAGTCAACACCCTACAGAAATACTTTCAAGAACGCTGGATTGGTAAGCAACTACCAACAGAAGACAGTATCCGTGAGGCAGTATATCTAGCTAATCAGGCAATTTACGAACTCAATCAACAAGATGCCCGTTCTGGTGTTGGGCGCATGGGTACAACTTTGGTGATGCTCTTAATTCAAGACACACAAGCAGCAGTTGCTCATGTGGGAGATAGCCGCCTCTACCGCCTGACTCGCAAGCGTGGACTAGAACAAATCACTGTAGATCATGAAGTAGGTCAACGAGAAATAGCCAGGGGAGTAGAAGCCAGCATCGCTTACGGGCGTCCAGATGCTTATCAACTCACCCAAGCCTTGGGGCCGCGTGACGAACACTCAATTAATCCCGATGTAGATTTTTTTGAGATAAATGAAGATACTGTTCTGCTGCTGGCATCGGATGGTCTATCAGATAATAATTTACTAGAAATCAATTGGCAGGCTCACTTGGAACCCTTGCTTAGTTCTGGCAACAACCTAGAACGAGGTGTTACAGAATTAATTGATCTGGCGAACCAACACAATGGTCATGACAATATTACTGGTATACTTGTTCGGGCAAAAGTGCGCCCAAATCTGGAAAGTCCAAAATGA
- a CDS encoding helix-turn-helix domain-containing protein, with amino-acid sequence MSGVYQLEIKETVAELKDLLAIQKTATAKERVQLLYLLKTGHGQTISQTAEIIGRNRVTLHKWIRQYKAGGIEGLLKQKSSPGRPRTIPNWAEKALEKRLQEPLGFNGYQEIVEWLEQNLGVNSCYKTVHKLVYYRLESSPKVPRPKSVEQKQPQVEAFKKTLHTT; translated from the coding sequence ATGTCAGGGGTATATCAACTAGAAATTAAAGAGACTGTCGCAGAACTCAAAGATTTACTGGCAATACAAAAAACTGCGACGGCTAAAGAAAGAGTGCAGCTACTATATTTACTCAAAACAGGGCATGGTCAAACAATTTCTCAAACCGCAGAAATTATTGGTCGAAATCGAGTGACCCTACACAAGTGGATTCGACAGTACAAAGCAGGCGGTATTGAAGGACTATTAAAACAAAAATCTTCGCCAGGAAGACCAAGAACCATCCCAAACTGGGCAGAAAAAGCATTAGAGAAAAGATTGCAAGAACCACTTGGATTTAATGGTTATCAAGAAATTGTAGAGTGGCTAGAACAAAACTTGGGAGTCAATTCTTGCTACAAGACAGTTCACAAACTGGTTTATTACCGTTTGGAGTCATCGCCAAAAGTACCACGCCCCAAAAGCGTTGAACAAAAACAACCACAAGTAGAGGCATTTAAAAAAACCTTGCACACAACTTAG
- a CDS encoding FHA domain-containing serine/threonine-protein kinase, whose translation MVTLTLLEPQQKTPLKQWCFENSSVIRIGRATDNHVVLNDSLVSRHHLELREVNSAKDGSSWKVISQGTNGTFLNGVLITQSPLPDNSLLQLAQGGPILQFQLEEVTVAETLIGWQEITETVENAAATVAAANNAASLSSNCTHEGNSANNLFCIHCGQPLSVEQRIRHYQVLRTLGQGGMGTTYLAWDAAGLIAGMPQLLVLKQMNADMARIAKAQELFEREAYTLKSLNHPGVPKYYDFFVEGGKKYLAMELIHGQDLEKRIYTTGPVTPNQAIAWMIQTCDILNYIHSQDPPLIHRDIKPANLMVRNSNNRIVVLDFGAVKEIGTTPGTRIGAEGYCAPEQERGQPLTQSDLYAIGPTLIFLLTGENPFKFYRQRGRNFRFDVAKVPTISSQLRHIIDRVTEPLPRDRYQTAKELATALAACQ comes from the coding sequence GTGGTTACGCTGACGCTGTTGGAACCGCAACAAAAAACACCACTTAAACAGTGGTGCTTTGAAAACTCCTCCGTGATTCGGATTGGTCGAGCAACGGATAATCACGTTGTTTTAAATGATAGTTTGGTTTCTCGGCATCATCTAGAACTAAGGGAAGTTAATTCTGCCAAGGATGGCAGTTCGTGGAAAGTAATTAGTCAAGGAACAAATGGGACTTTCTTAAACGGTGTTCTGATAACTCAGAGTCCGCTGCCAGATAATTCCCTTTTGCAACTAGCGCAGGGAGGGCCAATACTGCAATTCCAGCTTGAGGAGGTAACAGTAGCGGAAACTTTGATCGGCTGGCAAGAGATTACAGAGACGGTAGAAAACGCCGCCGCTACAGTCGCCGCAGCTAACAATGCTGCAAGTTTGTCCTCGAATTGTACCCACGAGGGGAACTCCGCAAACAATCTGTTTTGCATCCATTGCGGTCAGCCTCTCTCAGTCGAACAGAGAATTCGCCACTATCAAGTTTTGCGAACCTTGGGACAAGGAGGTATGGGTACTACTTATCTCGCTTGGGATGCAGCAGGTTTGATTGCGGGTATGCCGCAACTACTAGTGCTGAAGCAGATGAATGCTGATATGGCGAGAATTGCCAAAGCTCAAGAATTATTTGAACGAGAAGCGTATACTCTTAAATCCCTGAACCATCCGGGAGTTCCTAAGTATTACGACTTCTTCGTTGAAGGCGGAAAAAAATACTTGGCAATGGAATTAATCCACGGACAAGATTTAGAAAAACGTATTTACACCACTGGGCCAGTGACGCCAAACCAAGCGATCGCCTGGATGATCCAAACGTGCGATATCTTAAACTATATTCATAGCCAAGACCCGCCACTAATTCACCGCGACATCAAACCCGCTAATTTAATGGTGCGGAATTCCAATAATCGCATAGTGGTGTTGGATTTTGGGGCTGTTAAGGAAATTGGTACAACGCCTGGCACGCGGATTGGTGCAGAAGGTTATTGCGCTCCTGAACAAGAACGGGGACAACCTTTGACTCAATCAGATTTGTATGCAATTGGGCCAACGTTGATTTTTTTGCTCACAGGCGAAAACCCTTTCAAGTTTTACCGCCAACGGGGGCGAAACTTCCGGTTTGATGTGGCAAAGGTTCCCACTATTTCTTCCCAGTTAAGACATATTATTGACCGTGTTACAGAACCACTGCCACGCGATCGCTATCAAACTGCGAAGGAACTAGCTACTGCATTAGCGGCTTGTCAATGA
- a CDS encoding ATP-binding protein, with protein sequence MVLQNLQQTQLQLLQHEKMSALGNLVAGVAHEINNPLGFIASNLQPAIDYVNDLFKLIDLYQTKIPETELDIADEIAAIDLDYVREDLPKLINSMKLGVERISYISTSLRTFSRSDKDYKVPFDIHEGIDSTILILKHRLKASEDRPEIKIIKEYGNLPQIECFPGQLNQVFMNILANAIDALEDSNQGRSFAEISAQLNQITVKTESSEDGQSVLIRIRDNGIGMTDQLKQKIFEHFFTTKGVGKGTGLGLAIAHQIVIEEHEGALTVNSTLSKGTEFVITLPVKVTASKSVQKIMVKSGE encoded by the coding sequence TTGGTATTACAAAATCTTCAGCAAACACAACTTCAATTGTTGCAGCATGAGAAGATGTCTGCCTTGGGCAATCTTGTAGCTGGTGTAGCTCATGAAATCAACAATCCTCTTGGCTTCATTGCCAGCAATTTGCAGCCTGCGATTGATTACGTTAATGATTTGTTTAAGCTAATTGACTTATATCAAACTAAGATTCCTGAAACAGAACTAGACATTGCAGACGAAATAGCTGCCATTGACTTGGACTATGTGCGAGAAGATTTGCCTAAGTTAATTAACTCAATGAAACTCGGAGTTGAACGCATCAGCTATATCAGTACGAGTTTACGTACTTTTTCTCGCTCTGACAAAGACTATAAAGTGCCTTTTGATATTCATGAGGGTATCGACAGCACTATTCTGATTCTCAAACATCGGTTGAAAGCCAGTGAAGACCGCCCAGAAATCAAAATTATCAAGGAGTATGGCAATTTACCTCAAATTGAATGCTTTCCAGGACAACTAAATCAAGTATTCATGAATATTTTGGCGAATGCGATCGATGCTTTGGAAGACTCCAATCAAGGACGCAGTTTTGCTGAGATTAGCGCCCAGCTAAACCAAATTACGGTAAAAACAGAATCCTCAGAAGATGGGCAATCCGTGCTGATTCGCATTCGAGATAATGGCATTGGTATGACAGATCAGTTAAAACAAAAGATTTTTGAGCATTTCTTCACAACCAAAGGTGTAGGAAAAGGCACTGGATTAGGATTAGCGATCGCTCATCAAATTGTGATAGAAGAACACGAAGGAGCGCTCACAGTCAACTCAACCTTAAGTAAGGGAACTGAGTTTGTAATTACACTCCCAGTCAAAGTTACTGCAAGCAAATCTGTACAAAAGATAATGGTTAAGAGTGGGGAGTAG